The proteins below come from a single Candidatus Beckwithbacteria bacterium genomic window:
- a CDS encoding GNAT family N-acetyltransferase, translating into MKIIKASNKDELANEWQIFTWLNYGEGAQWVKKHFRFKAIENQKIIGTIDGKYEAGIVFIASLMVVENNRKKGVGKKLIEKAEAYGKKLHAHKTFLFTGKHWPSCAFYAKLGFKPIIELPDFYLHKDFVIYMRLIT; encoded by the coding sequence ATGAAAATCATTAAAGCTAGTAATAAAGATGAATTAGCAAATGAATGGCAAATTTTTACATGGCTTAATTATGGAGAAGGTGCTCAATGGGTAAAAAAACATTTTAGATTTAAGGCAATAGAGAATCAAAAAATCATTGGTACTATAGACGGTAAATATGAAGCTGGAATTGTTTTTATTGCGAGCTTGATGGTTGTAGAAAATAATAGAAAAAAAGGAGTTGGAAAAAAGTTGATTGAAAAAGCTGAAGCATATGGCAAAAAACTGCATGCACATAAAACATTCTTATTTACCGGAAAACATTGGCCAAGTTGTGCTTTCTATGCAAAACTTGGATTTAAACCAATAATAGAGCTTCCAGATTTTTACCTCCACAAAGACTTTGTTATTTATATGAGATTAATTACATAA
- a CDS encoding HD domain-containing protein has protein sequence MTNTDLIDKVRKHFLELFQKKHSGYQFLDRHVQEVERWALKILEKHPNANKDVVMIGVWLHDVGQLIGDTSVDHAINSETETKQYLQELHIDQNIIDQVAHCVRAHRNRDIKPETLEAKIVAASDSASHMTDINYIVHLSDGMRDYVDGKIERDYRDISVFPELKEEITPLYQAWKALIQAFPVSDKKPEVNFA, from the coding sequence ATGACAAATACCGATCTAATTGATAAAGTTAGAAAACACTTCTTAGAACTATTCCAAAAGAAACATTCCGGTTATCAATTTCTTGATAGACATGTGCAGGAAGTTGAACGGTGGGCTCTAAAAATACTTGAAAAACATCCTAATGCCAATAAGGATGTGGTTATGATAGGAGTCTGGCTTCATGATGTAGGCCAGCTGATTGGAGATACTAGCGTTGATCATGCTATCAATTCAGAAACTGAAACAAAGCAATATTTACAGGAGCTACATATAGATCAGAACATTATTGATCAAGTGGCTCATTGTGTCAGGGCTCATCGTAATCGCGACATTAAACCAGAAACTTTGGAAGCAAAAATTGTAGCTGCCAGTGATTCAGCTAGCCATATGACAGATATCAACTATATTGTGCATTTGTCTGATGGAATGAGAGATTATGTTGATGGTAAAATTGAGCGGGACTATCGGGACATTAGTGTTTTCCCAGAGCTTAAAGAAGAAATTACTCCTTTATATCAAGCTTGGAAAGCATTAATTCAGGCTTTCCCCGTTAGTGATAAAAAACCAGAAGTCAATTTTGCTTAA
- a CDS encoding GIY-YIG nuclease family protein — MIFYYTYVLLSLKDLKFYIGWTDNLKLRVKKHNNGKVVATKNRLPLQLVYYEACLSKDRAIEREKQLKTGFGRKYLKKRLHL, encoded by the coding sequence ATGATTTTTTACTACACATACGTGTTGTTGAGTCTAAAAGATCTTAAATTTTACATAGGTTGGACTGACAACTTGAAATTAAGAGTTAAAAAACATAATAATGGCAAAGTTGTTGCAACAAAAAATAGGTTGCCATTACAGTTGGTTTATTATGAGGCTTGTTTAAGTAAAGACAGAGCAATCGAAAGAGAAAAGCAACTGAAGACTGGTTTTGGTAGAAAATATTTGAAAAAACGATTACATCTTTAA
- a CDS encoding HIT domain-containing protein: MSDCIFCKIVTGELPAYKIYEDDQFLAFLDIFPFVRGHTLVIPKKHYRWVWDVENIGEYMQVCQKISNHYRNLSSIDMVASFIFGEQVHHAHIQLLPNIAPTEMDRIFTALAPVRKNQLTKEEGEGLVQHLSLK, from the coding sequence ATGTCTGATTGTATTTTTTGCAAGATTGTAACTGGAGAACTACCAGCCTACAAAATTTATGAAGATGATCAGTTTTTGGCATTTTTGGATATTTTCCCCTTTGTTAGAGGTCATACTTTAGTGATTCCCAAGAAACATTACCGTTGGGTTTGGGATGTAGAAAATATTGGTGAATATATGCAAGTATGCCAAAAAATTTCTAACCACTACCGAAATTTATCCAGTATTGATATGGTAGCTTCATTTATTTTTGGAGAACAAGTGCATCATGCCCATATTCAGCTGCTTCCAAACATTGCTCCAACAGAAATGGACAGAATCTTTACAGCTTTAGCTCCTGTTCGTAAAAACCAATTGACTAAAGAAGAAGGTGAAGGATTAGTTCAACATTTAAGCTTAAAATAA
- the tsaD gene encoding tRNA (adenosine(37)-N6)-threonylcarbamoyltransferase complex transferase subunit TsaD has product MSKKYPIILSFDTSCDDTSVAITQGMRVLSNIVASQEELHRKYGGVMPLVAKLAHHEQINPAYQEALKRAHVKPQQIDVIAVTYGPGLAIALEVGLAFAKELAQEFGKPLIAVNHMAGHLYSVLAQNAKGQIKPQNISFPVLALLASGGHTELLLLTSFTHVKKIGQTIDDAAGEALDKFARLIDLGYPGAAALEQIAKQGNGKMYQFPLPMTKNQNLDFSFSGLKTAGRHQIEELQNDQSKTLSRQEISNLAASFQAAVFRAIIYKLKKAIKLYQPKTLWLGGGVSNNTNLRSQLRQIAKESNLDFQYPYSKKLMSDNAAMIGTAAYLLYEKQDIVEDLEKLHRQPRLSL; this is encoded by the coding sequence ATGTCTAAAAAATATCCAATCATTTTGAGCTTCGATACTTCTTGTGATGATACTTCTGTAGCTATTACTCAAGGTATGCGGGTTCTAAGCAATATAGTAGCTTCGCAAGAAGAACTGCATCGTAAATATGGAGGAGTGATGCCTTTAGTAGCTAAACTGGCTCATCATGAGCAGATTAATCCGGCTTATCAAGAAGCTTTAAAAAGAGCTCATGTAAAACCTCAGCAAATAGATGTTATTGCGGTTACTTATGGTCCGGGCTTAGCTATTGCTTTAGAAGTTGGACTAGCATTTGCCAAAGAACTAGCCCAAGAGTTTGGTAAACCACTGATTGCTGTTAACCATATGGCTGGCCATTTATATTCTGTTTTAGCTCAAAATGCCAAAGGACAAATAAAACCCCAAAATATATCTTTTCCAGTTCTAGCTTTATTGGCATCAGGTGGTCATACCGAATTGCTTTTGCTTACAAGTTTTACTCATGTGAAAAAGATCGGTCAAACTATTGATGATGCCGCTGGAGAAGCTTTGGATAAATTTGCCAGACTTATAGACTTAGGTTATCCGGGTGCAGCTGCTCTTGAGCAAATTGCTAAACAAGGCAACGGTAAAATGTATCAATTTCCTCTACCTATGACTAAAAATCAGAATCTGGATTTTTCATTTTCCGGGCTTAAAACTGCTGGCCGCCATCAAATAGAGGAGCTACAAAATGACCAGTCGAAAACCTTAAGCAGGCAGGAGATTTCAAACTTGGCTGCCTCTTTTCAGGCTGCTGTTTTCCGAGCTATTATCTACAAACTAAAAAAGGCTATTAAGCTGTATCAGCCTAAAACTTTATGGTTGGGGGGAGGAGTTAGCAACAATACTAATTTGCGATCTCAATTGAGACAAATTGCTAAAGAAAGTAATCTTGATTTTCAATATCCATACAGTAAAAAACTCATGAGCGACAATGCAGCCATGATTGGCACAGCAGCTTATCTTCTTTATGAGAAGCAGGATATAGTAGAGGATTTGGAAAAACTGCATCGTCAACCAAGATTAAGCTTGTAA
- a CDS encoding response regulator transcription factor yields the protein MKILIIEDDERIAHVMQRGLKEEGFTVDVSHNGEDGEYMAIENPYDAVILDLNLPDKDGLEICRKIRQSKLQTPVVMLTARTSIDDRVKGLNMGADDYVTKPFAFSELLARIRALIRRNASQKLPQYQIEDLVLDPIKHNVRRGDQDISLTAKEFALLEFLLSHQGEVVTRTMLLEHVWDYNYDGLSNVVDVFIKTLRKKLRNAGKKNQLIQTVHGVGYKI from the coding sequence ATGAAAATATTGATTATTGAAGATGATGAACGAATTGCTCACGTCATGCAACGGGGCCTGAAAGAGGAAGGTTTTACTGTTGATGTCAGCCACAATGGTGAAGATGGTGAATATATGGCTATTGAAAACCCATATGATGCTGTTATTTTGGATCTAAATTTGCCAGATAAAGATGGTTTGGAAATTTGCCGGAAGATTCGCCAAAGCAAACTGCAAACTCCAGTTGTGATGCTCACAGCTCGAACTAGCATTGATGATCGGGTTAAAGGACTAAACATGGGTGCTGATGACTATGTGACAAAACCGTTTGCGTTTTCTGAGTTACTTGCTCGGATCAGGGCTCTGATCAGACGTAATGCTTCACAAAAATTACCTCAGTATCAGATTGAAGATTTAGTATTGGATCCGATTAAACATAACGTAAGACGTGGCGATCAGGACATTAGTCTAACAGCTAAAGAATTTGCCTTGCTGGAATTTCTACTTTCCCATCAAGGTGAGGTCGTCACTAGAACCATGCTCTTGGAACACGTTTGGGATTATAATTATGACGGTCTTTCCAATGTGGTTGATGTTTTTATCAAAACCCTTCGTAAAAAACTTCGCAATGCTGGCAAAAAAAACCAGCTGATTCAGACAGTTCATGGAGTAGGGTATAAAATATAG